The sequence TGAGTCCAGCAACACCGCCAGCCGCTGCGCTTCGCGTTCCAGTGCCGTACCCGACGTGTCACGCAGCGCCAGCCCCACGCCCGCCGTCGCGATGGCCATGATGGCGACCACGATCAGCAACTCGATCAGTGTGAATCCGCGATGGAAAATCCGCCTGGACGGTGCAAGCCGCGCCGGGCCGCCCCAGGCAAGGCCAGTCCCCCCGGGGGGCAGCGCAGCACGCGAAGCGACAAGCGTGGGAGCTATGTCAGTCCCAACTGCCGACATCCGCATTTTTTCCCTCGCCGCCGGCCTGTCCATCTGCGCCGAACGACATCACGTCAATTTCGCCCTTGATGCCTGGGTTCAGGTACTGGTAGGGGCGGCCCCACGGGTCGTTGGGCAGTTTGTCGAGGTAGGATTTCCAGTTGGAGGGGATGGGCCCGGTTGTGGGCTTGACCAGCAGCGCCTGCAATCCCTGTTCGGCCGTGGGATAGCGCTGGTTGTCCAGCCTGTACAGCTTGAGCGCCTGCATCAGGTTGTTAACGTCGGTTTTGGCGGCCGTGGCGCGCGCGTCGTCAGCGCGTTCCAGTACGTTGGGAACAATCAAGGCAGCCAGCACGCCAATAATCACCAGCACCACCATCAACTCGATCAGTGTGAAACCCGCTGACAGGCGGCGCCGCATGGACGGGAAGGGAAGATTTTGTGTAGTCATAGAGTGGCTTCAATGATAATCCCGCCATGCAGACAGATGTTTACCGCCTATGGTCTACCAGGATTGTGACATTCGCCATTTCCGCATTGGCCGCTGCCAGCGTGGCTTATTGGAGCCTTAAGGGATGGAGGCCAGAGACACCGTCAGCGGCTCCGGTCGTGGCGCAGGCCTCTCCCGTCACTCCGCAGGCCATCGCCCGTGCGCTGGGCGGCGGCCTGGCACCTGTCACGCCGGTGTCAGGCGCTGCCCCTGCCATCAGTCGCTACGCGCTGGTCGGTGTGGTGGCGGGGCGATTGCGCGCCGGCGCAGCCTTGATTTCGGTGGATGGACAGGAGGCCAAGGCCATTCGCGTAGGTACCCTGGTCGATGATGGCATGAAGCTGGAATCAGTGAGCGGTCGCCGGGCGATATTGGCTTCCGCCACGGGCGCATCGGTAAAATTGACGCTCGAATTGCCTCAACTGGATCAATGACGCTATTTTAATGATAGCTTGATGTGCCTGTAAATCAATGGTTTGAAGCGGAAAAGGCATGTTTTTTGCTTGACCATCACCCATGCGCTTAAATCCTTGGAACTGTGGCGATTTACCCATGTTTTTGTGCACGCTTGCAACG comes from Polaromonas naphthalenivorans CJ2 and encodes:
- the gspG gene encoding type II secretion system major pseudopilin GspG, with the translated sequence MTTQNLPFPSMRRRLSAGFTLIELMVVLVIIGVLAALIVPNVLERADDARATAAKTDVNNLMQALKLYRLDNQRYPTAEQGLQALLVKPTTGPIPSNWKSYLDKLPNDPWGRPYQYLNPGIKGEIDVMSFGADGQAGGEGKNADVGSWD